The sequence below is a genomic window from Aureispira sp. CCB-E.
GAGCAGCGACAAATGCAAGGTTTGTTAGTCGTTCAAAAGGTAAAACAAATTCGAAAGGATCTCCCCCATTGTGGGGTTAGAAAACTGTATTATTTATTAGGCGATTTCTTGAGGCGACATCAAATTAAATTGGGTAGAGACAAGTTATTTGTCTTATTATCAGAGCATAACTTACTCATAAAGCGCAAAAAAACAAGGCGAACGACCTTTTCTTATCATCACTTTAGGAAGTATCCTAACATAATTAAAAAACTGGAAGTTGTACGACCTAATCAGCTCTGGGTCAGTGATATTACTTATATTTCTTTAGGGGCTAGCTTTGCTTATCTAATCCTGATTACAGATGCTTATTCTAGAAAGATCATAGGTTGGTCGTTACAAGAAAATTTAAGCGCAACAGGTCCTTTAAATGCTCTATCACAGGCTTTAAAACAACGAACGGAAGGCAAATCTCAACCCTTAATTCATCACTCTGATCGAAGGCTGCAATATTGCTGTAATGCCTACATTGAAAAATTAAAAGATAATAAGGTCAAGATTTCTATGACAGAAAATGGAGATCCTTATGAAAATGCTTTAGCAGAACGAGTACACAGAACATTGAAAGAGGAATTTTTATCCTATTATTTTTACTTTAACTATGAAGAGGCTCAAGCAGCTATTGATAAGGTAATTCGATTATACAATAACCGACGCCCTCACTTAAGTTTAGCTTATCAAACCCCAGCTGCTGTGCATCAGGAAGAAGCCTTCTCATGTTCCATTTAGATGAAAACTCCTCTCCTTTTTTACAAAAGGAGTTTCCATCCAAATGAAATCCCTGCTTTTTAACTTTTTTTTCAAAAAAACTTATTCATTTTTCTGAATAATGCGCAAACCAAGATATGTCAACTTTTTTTAGGACGATACATAAGCTCGAAAATGTTGAACAAGGCTAAATCGATGGCTGTTGTTCCGAATAGTAATGCCCTAATATTTGTACTTTGGATATCTAGGACGTATTTGCATTAAATGCAGTATCCAATGATACTAGGTTATATACTTGAAACAAAAAATCATGATAGTAACAGTAGGGAATTTAATTGGTCCTAACATTTTTATGTTAGGACTTTTTCAAATTTTTAATATTTATAACGTCACAGATGCATTAATTTTGCCAATTTTTGCGTTCTTGCTCTCGGTGGTGGAGAACTACTTTTATAGGGTATTTCTCTTTCAGATGTTTGGCTATACTATCTGCAGAAAAAACGGAACGATGTTGCCCGCCTGTACACCCAAAATTAATGCAAAGATTAGCAAATCCTCGTTTTATATAATTTTCTACTGCTTCATCTATAATCCCTTTGACTTGCTCAATAAAGTCATGAATAGTGCTCTCTTTTTCAAAAAAATCGATAACGGCTTGATCTCTGCCTGTTAATTTTTTGTATGGCTGATAGCGACCAGGGTTATGGATAAATCGACAATCAAAAACAAATCCGCCACCATTGCCCGAATCGTCTTTTGGGATACCTCTTTTGTATGAAAAACTTTTTACTTGAACAGTTAACTGTTCTGCTTTTTGTTTTGCAATTATTGGTCTTAACGAATGTTGGGTAACCAACTGTTTAGAGACCTCTTTGAGGTAAGATAAATCAATAGGGAAACGAATGTTTTCTATTAGCCAATCCAAGTTGGCTAAAGCAAATGGGATGCTTGCTATGAAATGTTCTTTTTGTTGATATAACCCTTTAAAACCATAAGCCCCCAAGACTTGCAATGTTCTTAATAAGGCAAAAAGGTAAAAATTACCTTTGAATTTTTGAGTATCAATGCTTGTTAACTTTGATGCTTCTTGGATGTAATAATCCAATAGCTCTTGGCGTAGTTTATTTGGTAAATTAGCTTTTGCTTGGAACAAAAGAGAGACAACATCATATTGCAATGGCCCCTTTTTTCCTCCTTGGTAATCTATAAAATAGACCGTTTGATCGTGTAGCATTATATTCCTAGCTTGGAAATCTCTAAACATAAAAAAAGCTTGGGATTCTTGCGCTAGATGATTTGTCAAACGTTGAAAGTCTTGTTCTAGTGCATATTCATCAAATTCTATTTTTGTTGTTTTTAAAAAACAGTATTTAAAATAGTTCAAATCCCACAACATAGCCTGTTCGTTAAAAGAAACAGGAGTATGATATACTTCAACAGGTAAATTTTGAATTCCCTTGATTTGCATTTTTGCTAAAGCTGACAATGCTTTCTTATAATAGCTTATAGTGCTATCGGAAGGAATTCCATCTTTTCGCTCTATCTCTAGATGTTGCAACAATGTTTGATCTCCTAAGTCTTGTAATAGATAGATATTATTTTCTAAATTTTGGGCATATAGTTGAGGTACCCGAATTCCCATTTCTAAGAAGTGTTTTGTATAATCAACAAAGGTTTTGTTCTCCCCAAAATTAGCATTAAAAGCGGCTAAAGCTGTTTTTTGAGCCCCTTTTAATCTAAAATATTGCCTGTCTGATCCTGATTGTGGAAGTATTTGCATACTTTGAATAGGTTCTTTTGCCCAAGATTCAAATAAGGCACTAATTTGCTGTTGTAACTTAGTATCCAATCTAATGTTTTTTTATGGTTAAAATAGTTAAGTCAGTTTACAAACTTAGCAATTGTTCTTAAAAAACAAAGCATTACAACACACTTATAAGATGCTGTACAAATTATTAATCTTACAATCTAATAAAAATGCACCGACATGCACACCAAAGTACACATTAACCGCTATATAGCAGATCAAATAGGAATGCCCAAAACTTCTAGGGAGATAGATCAAATGCACCGATTTTTTGAAACATATATGAAGTATATTGCATTAACCGTTTTGCGGTTGAACGGAGCAAAATACAAAGAAGCAAAAAGTTACATTACCAAGGCATGGATTCCATGTAATGAAGATCAACTTCGAAAGATGGTGCTTACTTTGTTGAATCAAAGGGCAAACAACAAACAATACTGGATACAATTATTAAAAAAAAATAAGGCATTGCGTGTCTCTATTGAATTATTATTCAACTATGCAGGGAGAATTAGAAACCTTACTTTTCATGGAAATTTTTATGCATTTGAAGAGGGGGAAACAGAGCTTATTTACGCTATTTATATCGAAGCAATAGAATCTTTGGAACGTTTGATTGCAAAGCAAAAACGAGGGAATAAAATTCTAAAAAATACTCCAACAGAATTTGGGGCAGGTCGCGGGCATCTAGTTACTAAAAATCAATTCAAACAGATCTTACCTTTTCAAACAGCAGGTCTACCATACTCTTACGCTAAGGCACAGCAACTCTACGATACATTATGAAATACTAATTTTATAAATATTTCTATCATGGAACAAAGTATACGGTTGTTTCTGGTTCAAGCAATGAGGAGGTACACGAGAAGTCTGCTGATATAACATTTACAGATTATTATACTTTTGGCTTGCAAATCAAAAATACGAAAAATGGTATCAAAGTAGGTATTGCGAAAGACATCTCTTTTGCCAATAAAAATTATGGTAGAATGTACCTCAATATGATGAGAATGTGCAACTATGTGGACCTGTTGAAATCGGCTAAAAGCATAAAGAAATATCATAATAACAACTTTGTCTTTTGAGTGAAATAGTAAAAAGCAATGAACCACTACTATTAATGCGAAAAATGAATATATTTACCCCATTATTCAATCATAGTGGGGTATCTCCCATTAAAATCATCCAATTATATGAAACAATACTTTTCCTTCCTTGCGGTGTTTATTTTATGTGTTCAAGCTTCTGTTTTAAAAGCACAGAACGTTCATATTCCTGATCAGACTTTTAAGAATTATCTGATTACTGGAGGGGTAGACACTAATCAAGATTTTGAAATACAAATATCAGAAGCTCAAAATTTTACAGGGTTAATTAACATTAACGGTCTTGCAATTTCCGATTTAACAGGCTTAGAAGAATTTACAAAATTAACTAGGTTATACTGTGAAGTAACAAACATAACATCCTTAGATGTAAGCGCTAATGTCATGTTGACAGAGTTACATTGTGGCAATAACGACTTAACTTCTTTAGACCTCTCTAACAATGTGAATTTAACAAATTTAAAATGCTACGTCTTAAAAATAACAGAACTAGACCTCTCTAATAATGTCAATTTAGTAGAATTGGATTGTAGACAAGATAGTTTATTAACGAGAATTAATATTAGAAATGGTAACAATACAGCAATCACTAGCTTCCTTGCCAATGACAATCCTGCTCTGACTTGTATTGAAGTGGATAGTGTTGCTTATTCAACAGCCAACTGGACGAATATAGATGTTGGAGTTGTTTTTAGTACAAGCTGTTTTACGGGCATTAATACTGTAGGTCAACTACCTTCACTTCGAGCATACCCCAATCCAGCTGCTAAGACATTGACTGTAGATATGGGGGAGACTGTTTTGTCTGCCAAGATTACGGTTTTTAATACTATTGGGCAAATTGTAAGCTCTGAGGATCACAAAAATATTGCTTCCTTAGACTTAAACATACAAGGGCTACCAGGATGGTATTTTATTCAAATTGAAACCGAAAAAGGCAACCAAACTATTAAGGTACTCAAACAAGAGTAATCCTTTTAGTACAACTAAAAAGCACAAACTAACATCTATGTAATGTAAAAATTAAAAATGCTTAACAACTGTATGCCCCGCAGATATTGGAGATTAAAAAAAATAACATATCTTTATATCCATTATTCAATCATAGTGGGGCATCTCCCATTAAAATCATCCAATTATATGAAACAGTACTTTTCCTTCCTTGCGGCGTTTATTTTATGTGTTCAAGCTTCTGTTTTAAAAGCACAGAATGTTCATATTCCTGATCAGACTTTTAAGAATTATTTATTTAGTAAAGGAGTAGACACTAATCAAGATTTTGAAATACAAGTATCAGAAGCTCAGAACTATACAGGAGTTATCAATATAGCAGGATTAGCAATTACAGATTTAACAGGCTTGGAAGAATTTACTTCTATTCAAATTCTGTCTTGTGAAGATGTTCCTATTACTTCTTTAAATGTTAGTGCGAATGTGATGCTTACGCATTTGCGTTGTTCTAATAATCCTATATCTTCTTTAGATTTATCCCATAATATCAATTTAGTAAGTTTAACTTGCCAAAGAACGAACATCACGCATCTAGATTTATCCAATAATGTCAATTTGACAGAGTTGGATTGCAGATCAGATAGTTCTTTAGTTGCTTTAGATATAAGAAATGGGAACAATACTTCTATGACTAATTTCCTTGTAAATGGAAACCCTTTATTACAATGTATAGAAGTAGATGATTCTACTTATTCTACCACTAATTGGACTAATATTGATCCCAACGCATATTTTAGCACCAACTGCTTTTATTTAGGCACTACTGAAGCTTTAGGAAAAAACAAGATACAAGCTCATTTTTATCCTAATCCAATGAAAAATGCCTTGACGATAGATTTAGGAACAACTTTTTCTTCCATTAAAGTTACTATTTCTAATCCGATTGGGCAGCTTTTACAAACTAATACTTATACTAACCAAAACCGCCTTGACTTAAACATACAAGGACTACCAGGCTGGTATTTTATTCAAATTGAAACCGAAAAAGGCAACCAAACTATTAAGGTGCTTAAACAATAGAAAAAAGTGGCTTAGTGCTATGAATTACCAAAGCTCTAAGTCCCTTCTATTTCTGAAATTAAACTCTCCCAATACACACTTCCTTTCTTTGGATTTTTTATATTAAGAACAAATATTGAGTCAATAAAAATGGGCTATTGAATTGACTTAATATTTTAGGATACGATTAGGTTTACTCGTGTGCAAATTTCCTTTCTCTAAGTGCTATAGAAATTTTAGAAATAATTACTTGGCTAAGCTACGGCTTGCTTCTACAAATCATTAAAGCTTGTTAGCTAATTCAATGTAATTTAGGAACAACCATTATTCACCCAATAATCAGAATTATGTCTCTATTTTTAGGTCGCCAGAGAGTCTATTTTTTACTCTTTAGCATTGTAACTAGTGCTTCCTTGCTTCAAGCACAAGCACCTGGTGGTTTTTCTACCAATTTAGGTTTATGGTTAAAAGGAGATGGTCTCCCCCTAGGTGCTAACCAAACAGCCAATTGGCAAGATGCCCACTCGACTAATGACGCCCAATTTCACCCTAATACCGTGCATTACGAAGTAGTTGAAGATATCAACTTCAATAAATCTCTACATATCAATGACGAATGGTTTGATAGTCCTTTAGATATCAACGTTAATGACCTTAATGTTTTTATGGTTTATAGACTTAGAACCAACGGAAATACTCCTTTGTGGGGCAATGGGGTTATCCCTTCTCAAAGTAGTAACAACAAAGGTCGGCAAGCAACTAGCAGTAGCATGACTACTGGGGGAACTACTGACAGCCCCTATACGGGAGCGGATAATACAAATAGGGTTTATTTAAACCACATTAATAGTATACATAATTCCAATTCCTTGATCTTTGTTAATGGAGCTAGTGTCGCCACATTGCCAACAACTGGAGCAATTGTTAGTACCCCAACAAGCGGAACAGATTCTACACATCAAGGAATATTTATTGGTAAGACAGATAATACAGCAACAACTTCTGGTCCTGGTTCGGATGTATTGGATGTTGCAGAATTTATTGTTTATAGAGGAGCTGTTAATCCCACCCAAAGAAACCAAATCAATTCTTATCTAGCCATTAAATATGGAATAACTATAACTGCCCATAACTATTTGAGCAGTACTGGGACTGTTCTTTGGGATCAAGGAACGAATACAGGATTTGATAATGATATTGTTGGCATAGCTAGGGATAACGGTTCGGGATTAAATCAAACACAATCTAAAAGTGTAAATGTAGGTTCTCTAATCACCATATCTAATAGTGCATCCAACGGAGAAGCTTTATTGGTTGGTAATAATGGAGGAGCAACAGGAAGTGCTGTGACTTTCCAAGAGGGAAATAGTTTCTTGAGAAAAGGGATGAGAATAAACAAGATTTGGAAGTGTCAAAAAACGGGAGCTTTTAACAATTTCAGCATTAATATTGACAATGGGATTAGCCTTCCAAGTGGATTTAATACAAATAATATTTTTCTCTTAGTATCGGATAATGCTTCTTTCAATTCAAATTTAAGAGCTTATCCTTTGCTAAACTTTGATGCTAGTAATGTTCTGCTGAATGATGGTGACTTTTTTACAATTGCTCGGTCGGATGCTGCTTTGTGGGTGAAGGGTGATCCAACCCACAACTCTATTTCAGGAAGCGCAATTAATAGTTATTATGATTATGTATTAGGAGTGAATACAATGAATAGCCATGCACTCTCTGGAAATCTTCCTCTATACACACCTAACAGTGCAAACTCTGCCATCAATTTCCATCCTTATGCCACCTTCAATCAAGGGAATCATCGCAATTTTTTAGAAAGAGATAATTTTACTGGTTTTGGAGAAAGTGGCACTTCTATTTTTATGGTATTGAGGCGAGACGATCAGAACACAAGTACAGAAGCGATGATGTCCTATGCTGTAGGAAATAGTACATCACAAGCCAATGAATGGTTGATAGATAATCCTTCAGATGTTGAAGTTTTTGTGGAGGCAGGAGCTCTTAGTGGTGGGCATGAAGATAATTATGACATAGAGGATAATATTCCTCATATTATTTCGAATATAAGAGGAAATGGTAATCAGGATCATCTTCGGGTGGATGCCGATCAAGATAGTGAGAATTACCACAACAACACTGTAATTAATAGTAGAGGTCGACTAATTTTTGGACAAGAACAAGACGATTTAAGTTATACAATAGGCAGTTTCGAGGCAAACCAAGAATACGAAGGAGATTTTGCAGAAGCCATTGTCTTTAATAAAAGAGTTAGCAATAACGATCGAGATGCGATTGAATCCTATTTGGCTATAAAATATGGGATAACTTTATCAGGAGATTATAAGATTTATGATGGGAATACGCTCGCCACTACTTGGGATCAAAGCTCAAACAATACATATCACAGAAATATAGGAGGAATAGGTCGGGATGACGCTTTTAACTTAGATCAGAGGAAATCTAAAAGCCAAAATGGTTCAACTTCGGAAGTAGTGATTGAACACACGGGGATATTTCCTAACGATATGTGTCATTTGATCTGGGGGGCTAATAACGGAACTTATGATAATATTACTTCATCTGGTGCACCATCCGGGTATAAATTATCTCAAAAGCGATGGAAAGTTCAAAACTATAATAACAGAATTGGTTTGGTAACGGTAACTTTACCTGTGCCACCATCTTTGATTGGTCAAAGTTTGTCTGATGTTCGATTAATTGTGAGTGATAATCAAAATTTTAACGCTGGAAATATAAGCCAATACACTGGTTCCGTTAATAATAATGAAATTACATTTTCCAATGTTTCATTATCTGATGACAGGTATTTTGCTTTAGGTTTTTCTGAAAATGTAGGATACATTAATTTGGACCCTGGTGCCCCTACTACTTTCGAAGCTTGCCCAGGTTCTGACGTTCAATTTAATTATGCTAACTTGAGTGACCATCCAGACAGAATTGAATTTAGAGATACAACTGGTGCTGCTTTGATCTTAAATGTGAGCCCAACAAATACAAGTGGTTCTGGAAATACCCGAAACGGTACTATTAACCTAACAATTCCTACGAATGCAGGAACTGGTAATGTGCGACTCTTATTTAACAATACGGTTGTTTATAATTTTAACGGAAACTTAGTGGTTCATAATCCTAAACTGGATTTTTTACCACAAACTAGCCCCATCTGTGCTACCGACACAGTGCCTTTAATTGGTTTTCCCAGTGGAGGTATTTTTTCTGTTGATACTTTATATAATGTTGCGTCTTATCCCAATTTAATAGTAAACAATACTATTATTGGAGATTCTGCAAAGTGGAGTAATGTGAACGATAATTTTAAAGATATTCTAATTAATTATTCTTATACACCTACTTACATTAACGGTACACCTTGCCTCCAATCCGTAAATAAAAAGAAATGGATCAATATCAGAGATAATAGATTAGACGAAGTTGTCTTTAATTATATCATTGCGAATCCTCCTAGCCCCAACAAAGTATTAGAGCTAGATTCAAATACAATTAGTAATATCAGCCCCAATTTATTAGACCCCAACTCTAACTTTAATTATCCGGTCTCCTTTTCAGGAACCTATGTAACTTTTGACAGTGCAGCAAATAGATATGAATTTCTTACAGACCAAGCCAACAGTAATAACCCTGTAACGATACGCTACAACAACAATGGTTGTATAGGAGAAGCAACAGGGACAATAGATGTTTATCCTCCTTTGCAAATAATAGGTTTACTCGATACAGTCTGCTCAGAAGCTGCTCCTTTTGAGTTTACAAGAGATACCTTATCAGATTATGCTTATAGGAGAGATACAGTTTTGTACAGTTTTTCTAATATTACAGTACTACAGTTTTATGAGTATAATAAAATTACTAGAGTTACCACAGATATAAGTGCTTATCAAAATGCCATTGATACTATTACGACAGCTCCTAATAATGAGCGATATCGTTTTACGCCTATCAATATCCCTTTGAGTGCAGATACTGTTGCCATGCAAATGGAGTACACAACAACAATAACAACTATCGTTACAAGATCAGGAAACCCACCTGGTAGCCCTACGACAAGAAGCTACAGTTTTATAGCTTTTGATACAATACACATGCAAGATAGACCCGTACCTCAAATTCTAAACCTAGACAGTACTTATTGCCCTAATGCGAGTACCGTAGCCATACAAACTACGCCTGACTTTGAATATAATGCACGAACCTATTTTGAATTTAGAGGAGATGATGCCTTTGGATATAACTTACTAGACACCTTGCAACAAGATACCTTATTCGATCCTAGTTACCATTATGATAAACATGTTCCGTTAAAAGATAGGCATCTAAATGTTCAATTAATTTATGTTGTAGATCGATATGGTTGTGTTGATAAAGACACTGCTTATACAAGAATAGTGGCGCCTGTTCAACCTATTTTTTATCCGCAACCTGCTTATTGTACAAGTGATTTCCCAACCCCATTATTGCCCACATTTGCTCCTGGTAGCTTTACGCCATTTTCAGTCGTAGCTACGTTCTTGTCTAGGCCAGGATTAGATACTGTAACACAACTTTTTGACCCAAGTGTTCCTGGCCCTGGAAATCATTTAGCAACATTGCAAATGATTGATAATTTTGGTTGCCGGAGCGAATTTACGGACACTCTATTTGTTAGGGTACCTCCGCAAATCAAGTTGCAAGCAGACAATCCCCATAGAACAGGTTTTTGTTCTAATGAAATAAATGTACCTCTGAGTACTATTTTGTTATCAGGAAATCCAGCAGACACCGTTGTTTATTTAGGTGCAGGGGTAACAGGCAATACTTTAGACCCTAGTGCTATTTTTCCAGGAAGTAATGGAGGAACCTCACCTATTTCTGTTATTTATACAGATAGTTTTGGTTGTCAAGGAAGAGATGATGTAACGCTTACCATTCGACCAATTCCAGTTCTTAGATTAGATAGTTCTATAATTGGTCAGAGATACTGTGGCAATGACCCTGCTTTTACTATTGAAGGTTTTGTACGAGATACTTCTGGTAACTTCCAAGCAGAAAATGGTTCGATTAGAGGTGATGGAGTTGTTTTGATCAATGGTGTTTACTATTATGATCCTAGTACTATTTTAGTCGATAGTCTTCATCTTGATACAGTTCAATATACATTTTCAGATGTGTATGGTTGCACCAATACTATTTCTGAAGTAGTAAGAATAGATTCCGTTCCCGAAGTTTCTCTAACGGGGCTAAATCTAAAATACTGTATTGATGATCCTATAGATCAATTTGTAGGGTTACCTGATAGTAACTTTCAAACCAGTGGTACTTTCTACGGTGGTCCAGGAGTTAACCCTAATACAGGCGTTTTCACACCTTCTCAAGCGGGTACTGGCAAAAAAGTAGTGTTTTATACCTTTGAAGATAGAAATTCTTGTCAAAGCACAGCATATGACACTACAATAGTGTATGGTTTGCCAACTCCCCTTTTTGGAGGTTACCAAACTCAATACTGTACGGCAGCCGCCGAGGATACTTTAGAAAGTTTTAACCTGCCACTTGTGGGAAGTTCTTATTATTATTTCGGAGGAAGTATTATTTCAGATACTGCTTTGGGGATTATTTCTCCTAACAGGGATAGTTCCGGTCTAAAAACAATCTATTATACATTCATAGATTCGGTAGGCTGTTCGAATACAGATAGTGTTAATATATATATCCACCCATCCCCTGAAATTGTAGTTGATGGCTTAGATTCTGCTTATTGCTTTAATGCGCCTGAAGACAACATATCCGTCTTCCCTTCAGGTGTTTTGGTAGGATCGAGTTCACCTGGATTTACAAGTAGTGGAAATAGCATCTTCTTTGACCCTGACCAAGATACGGCGGGGATAAAAGTATTCACTTATATTTATACCGATCCTAACACCACTTGTGCCGATACCCTTACATCTAGGACTTTAGTTTATAAACCTCAGACACCTAGTTACATTGGTTTAGATAACTTTTATTGTGAAACTAGGGACACGTTCCCCATTACAGGTATTCCAATTGGAGGGGTTTTCAGTGGTCAAGGAATTATTGGAAACGGCTTTAGTCCAGCAAAAGCGGGTGGAGGTTTACATACAATTTCTTACTCTGTGAATGACACGCTACTATATAATGCAGACACCCTAGTTTGTCAAGTAGATACAATTACCAATGTGCGAGTTAGCCCGCTTCCTGTTCCTACGATTCTTAGTCCTGGAAACAACTACAGATTTTGCAGTGCAGATACCAGCACCATTTTAGTTAGTGGAACTCCCTTTACTTGGAACACATTTAAAAGCAACACGGGAGGTGTTCAATACACAATAACCACAGCCGAGGATACTTTGAGTCATAACCCGCTAACTATTCGTTACTATCCAGATACGACCTATTATTTTGACCCTTCTTTGGTTGTAGAAGGAACTCATTTTGTGACATATATTGCAATGGATAGCCTCACTGGTTGTCAAGATAGTATTCAGTACACTTATATTGTTGATGATTATACAAGTCCTTTCTTTGCCTTAGATTCTGTTTATTGTGAATCGGCAGACTCTGTTATTTTGTTCGGAGTA
It includes:
- a CDS encoding T9SS type A sorting domain-containing protein, giving the protein MSLFLGRQRVYFLLFSIVTSASLLQAQAPGGFSTNLGLWLKGDGLPLGANQTANWQDAHSTNDAQFHPNTVHYEVVEDINFNKSLHINDEWFDSPLDINVNDLNVFMVYRLRTNGNTPLWGNGVIPSQSSNNKGRQATSSSMTTGGTTDSPYTGADNTNRVYLNHINSIHNSNSLIFVNGASVATLPTTGAIVSTPTSGTDSTHQGIFIGKTDNTATTSGPGSDVLDVAEFIVYRGAVNPTQRNQINSYLAIKYGITITAHNYLSSTGTVLWDQGTNTGFDNDIVGIARDNGSGLNQTQSKSVNVGSLITISNSASNGEALLVGNNGGATGSAVTFQEGNSFLRKGMRINKIWKCQKTGAFNNFSINIDNGISLPSGFNTNNIFLLVSDNASFNSNLRAYPLLNFDASNVLLNDGDFFTIARSDAALWVKGDPTHNSISGSAINSYYDYVLGVNTMNSHALSGNLPLYTPNSANSAINFHPYATFNQGNHRNFLERDNFTGFGESGTSIFMVLRRDDQNTSTEAMMSYAVGNSTSQANEWLIDNPSDVEVFVEAGALSGGHEDNYDIEDNIPHIISNIRGNGNQDHLRVDADQDSENYHNNTVINSRGRLIFGQEQDDLSYTIGSFEANQEYEGDFAEAIVFNKRVSNNDRDAIESYLAIKYGITLSGDYKIYDGNTLATTWDQSSNNTYHRNIGGIGRDDAFNLDQRKSKSQNGSTSEVVIEHTGIFPNDMCHLIWGANNGTYDNITSSGAPSGYKLSQKRWKVQNYNNRIGLVTVTLPVPPSLIGQSLSDVRLIVSDNQNFNAGNISQYTGSVNNNEITFSNVSLSDDRYFALGFSENVGYINLDPGAPTTFEACPGSDVQFNYANLSDHPDRIEFRDTTGAALILNVSPTNTSGSGNTRNGTINLTIPTNAGTGNVRLLFNNTVVYNFNGNLVVHNPKLDFLPQTSPICATDTVPLIGFPSGGIFSVDTLYNVASYPNLIVNNTIIGDSAKWSNVNDNFKDILINYSYTPTYINGTPCLQSVNKKKWINIRDNRLDEVVFNYIIANPPSPNKVLELDSNTISNISPNLLDPNSNFNYPVSFSGTYVTFDSAANRYEFLTDQANSNNPVTIRYNNNGCIGEATGTIDVYPPLQIIGLLDTVCSEAAPFEFTRDTLSDYAYRRDTVLYSFSNITVLQFYEYNKITRVTTDISAYQNAIDTITTAPNNERYRFTPINIPLSADTVAMQMEYTTTITTIVTRSGNPPGSPTTRSYSFIAFDTIHMQDRPVPQILNLDSTYCPNASTVAIQTTPDFEYNARTYFEFRGDDAFGYNLLDTLQQDTLFDPSYHYDKHVPLKDRHLNVQLIYVVDRYGCVDKDTAYTRIVAPVQPIFYPQPAYCTSDFPTPLLPTFAPGSFTPFSVVATFLSRPGLDTVTQLFDPSVPGPGNHLATLQMIDNFGCRSEFTDTLFVRVPPQIKLQADNPHRTGFCSNEINVPLSTILLSGNPADTVVYLGAGVTGNTLDPSAIFPGSNGGTSPISVIYTDSFGCQGRDDVTLTIRPIPVLRLDSSIIGQRYCGNDPAFTIEGFVRDTSGNFQAENGSIRGDGVVLINGVYYYDPSTILVDSLHLDTVQYTFSDVYGCTNTISEVVRIDSVPEVSLTGLNLKYCIDDPIDQFVGLPDSNFQTSGTFYGGPGVNPNTGVFTPSQAGTGKKVVFYTFEDRNSCQSTAYDTTIVYGLPTPLFGGYQTQYCTAAAEDTLESFNLPLVGSSYYYFGGSIISDTALGIISPNRDSSGLKTIYYTFIDSVGCSNTDSVNIYIHPSPEIVVDGLDSAYCFNAPEDNISVFPSGVLVGSSSPGFTSSGNSIFFDPDQDTAGIKVFTYIYTDPNTTCADTLTSRTLVYKPQTPSYIGLDNFYCETRDTFPITGIPIGGVFSGQGIIGNGFSPAKAGGGLHTISYSVNDTLLYNADTLVCQVDTITNVRVSPLPVPTILSPGNNYRFCSADTSTILVSGTPFTWNTFKSNTGGVQYTITTAEDTLSHNPLTIRYYPDTTYYFDPSLVVEGTHFVTYIAMDSLTGCQDSIQYTYIVDDYTSPFFALDSVYCESADSVILFGVPSGGIFLRDNDTLRGAPPYFVPNPDYGVNNYANPVLDTIVYTVQDGACYGTDTQYVLINPVPQIYFTGNTPHNTYCLGMDSVPLAPNINGGVFTGNGVLFGTSSFIPDIAGPGYHPIYYDYEHPITGCKNQYIDTFSVFGMPNINFKAIGGCQLDSITFCPDNVILGLNNIFNNRIIDSITNITWEFEPNVAILGDHQNNAIDTISYVYSNPGVYNTKLLVTNQTYCTDTQVVRLVISPRVSHFPYDESFEASNGNWYAESRDSSHPLLWEWGIDSTNQGIASNRNNRFWSTQLNGTYSESEDAWVYSPCFDIDSLTRPMVKLDYWSDTRSADGAVLEYQKEDGSWVPLGETNRGINWFNSSIIIGQPGDQNLAPIGWSGRSNGWKDARYKLDHLGNRDNLRLRVAFGSPSVNLGGNFYDGFGFDNFWVGSRTRNVLLETTSNVNEPNMDIINDHVYQLIYNSPINKDLIMLQYHCAEPVANDRFYLDNEIVADARTYFYGIPEAGRAYIDGKTTGVPRSRYLQDIDFEKEMLASPKFDIEIDTFHHNNAGIFTIEATVKALVDLPNPVRYRINTVITEDSLTYGGASNSMVHAVVRKDDEAANIRTRSWAVGDTQKVTLTWNHGATSIVYRPEHFQAVVFIQAELSREVFQAATSRDVSGYWVGVDQIAAEPELNEINSMNLYPNPAKDYFNVSFDKALKQDYNWKLVGINGVEHQTGMVYAGDKDIQISNYDFPSGVYVFIVYNEHVFSQRKVIINQE